In the Dyella humicola genome, CACCACATCATTCGATGAGATGTGGCTGTTTGCCGTGGACACGGGCGACGGCCTCACCACAGAAGACTGCGAGGCGATCACGCGCTTTCGCCAACGCGGCGGCGGTTTGCTGGTGACGCGCGACCACATGGACCTCGGTTGCTCGGTATGCACGCTGGGTGGGGTCGGCGCCGCGCATTTCTTCCATTCGAAGCATCCCGATCCCGATGCGTCACATCATCATCGTGATGACACGTTCACTCTGGACATTCTCTGGCCCAACTATCACTCGGGCGCGAATGGCGACTTCCAGCATGTCGACATCAGCGGGCCGCTACATGCGGTGTTGACCGATCCGGATTCACCGGGCGGCATGGTGCATTGCTTGCCGGCGCATCCGCACGAAGGCGCCGTGGACAAACCAGCTGACGATCCGTCGGCTCGCGTGATCGCCAAAGGTTGCAGCAAACTCAGCGGGGCGGAGTTCAATCTCGTGGTGGCATTCGAGCCGTCGCCCGATGGGGGGCCAGCCATTGCCGAGTCCACCTTCCATCACTTTGCCGACTACAACTGGAATCCATCGATGGGCGCGCCAAGTTTCGTCACGGAAGCACCTGGCGACGCCCTCGCGCACGCACCGGAGGCACAGCGCTCGATCGAGCGCTATGTCAGAAATCTCGCGTTGTGGCTGGCAGGCAGGCCCGTGAGCACGCCGATCGCGGCGTAACCACCGCAGGCAGGCGGCAGCCACGCCGGAGCTCGCCCCAGGGGCTGCCTAGCCAGGCAGCTTCGCGGCAAGTACGTCGACCTTCTCGATCGATGGTGGCGCGGAGAACAACTCGCCCGCTTTTGCCATCAAGGCCGCCGCGACCTTGCCGGAAAGATGGGCCTGCCGACCGGCCTCGTTCGGGAAGGCGTCAAATATGCCGAACGTCGACGGCCCCAGACGGATGCCAAACCACGCCGTGGTCGCCGGCTCCTCCTGTACAAGAGCAAGCCCGCTCAAGAGAAAGGCTTCGACGTCCTGCTCTTTTCCGGGTTTCGCCTCAAGGCGAACGAACAACGCCACGTTGACCATGACATGTCTCCCGTTGGGATAACGAGGCCACGATACTCCTCGCTGTTCAAATAACCGAGCCAGCCAGGTCGTCTCGACGCTGACTCACTAGATGTAGCGATCGGCAAGCGTATCCGTAGCCTGTATCAAGACGTCAACGATCGCCGGATCGGCGGCACTGTGGCCAGCCAGCACGATATGCAGGCCGGCCTCCGGCCAGGCCCCGGCCAGGTCACAGGCATTCTTCACCGGGCAGATGATGTCGTAGCGCCCGTGCACGATAGTCGCCGGAATCTGGCGGACACGTTCGATATCGCGCAGCAGCTGGTCGGGCTCGAGAAACACGCCGTGGCGGAAATAATGAACCTCCGCGCGCGCGACGCCGATCGCCGCCTGCGGATCCTCGAAAATTCCAGGCTCCTCTGGATCGTGTACGAGCGTCGTGCTGCCGCCCTCCCAATAGCCCCAGGCGCGGGCGGCCGCCAGGCGCTCGGCCTCGTCATCGCTATCGAGTCGACGCCAGTAAGCCTCAACCATATTGCCGCGCTCTTCCACCGGGATATGCGCCAGAAACTGGGCCCAACGCTCCGGGAAGATCCAGCAGGCACCGCCATCGAGCTCGTTGAACCAGCGCACTTCGGCAGGACGGCCAAGGAAGATACCGCGCAGCACCAGGCCGAGCGCCCGTTCGGGATGCTTCTCCGCATAGGCGAGTGCAAGCGTCGAGCCCCAGGAGCCGCCGAAGACCACCCAGCGCTCGACACCGCAGTGCTCGCGGATCGCTTCGATATCGTCGACCAGATGCCATGTCGTGTTGTTGCGCAAGTCCGCATGCGGCGTGGATTTGCCGGCGCCGCGTTGATCGAACAGCACGATGCGAAAGCGCTGTGGATCGAAGAAACGACGATGATAGGCAGATAGACCCGCACCGGGGCCGCCGTGCAGAAAGACCACGGGCAAGCCATCCGGGCTGCCGCACTCTTCCACATACAGCTCATGGATATCGTCGACGGCCAGCCGATAGCTCAAGTACGGTTCGATCTCTGGATACAGTTCGCGCACGGCATGTCTACCCCAGGGTTTACGCGAGCATAACCATGC is a window encoding:
- a CDS encoding putative quinol monooxygenase, yielding MVNVALFVRLEAKPGKEQDVEAFLLSGLALVQEEPATTAWFGIRLGPSTFGIFDAFPNEAGRQAHLSGKVAAALMAKAGELFSAPPSIEKVDVLAAKLPG
- the pip gene encoding prolyl aminopeptidase gives rise to the protein MRELYPEIEPYLSYRLAVDDIHELYVEECGSPDGLPVVFLHGGPGAGLSAYHRRFFDPQRFRIVLFDQRGAGKSTPHADLRNNTTWHLVDDIEAIREHCGVERWVVFGGSWGSTLALAYAEKHPERALGLVLRGIFLGRPAEVRWFNELDGGACWIFPERWAQFLAHIPVEERGNMVEAYWRRLDSDDEAERLAAARAWGYWEGGSTTLVHDPEEPGIFEDPQAAIGVARAEVHYFRHGVFLEPDQLLRDIERVRQIPATIVHGRYDIICPVKNACDLAGAWPEAGLHIVLAGHSAADPAIVDVLIQATDTLADRYI